One window of Akkermansia biwaensis genomic DNA carries:
- a CDS encoding RHS repeat domain-containing protein yields the protein MLEVGGENSGGGGEGGGAASFSFRANPQCSIGLRYKHPLEWTCSWDSASRQATVKRPTGSSISFRAAAGSADAPVSGGSRKLNYRVRLLNQDKSPCTDGNPIYLDMVQSNGSTLRFSASTGKVVSLISSSGVETTAEAYAAKLQVNRHPSTGAIQSIWSQSQGLLQAVPEGNKLTLEWYSPSQVNKTARSVTASGTPYKTVSYENTLKDGAPVMLITEQRQGMAAFHTERKVEGNNVTITQGEGDERIVRRIERNSLPGGKWEMIESYRKINEETPVSCVRTVQKSTDGGWLTISRTEGYNTPLAQTTLYTYNDQFRVSLEIQPDGGYTRYEYDDQGRVILQATPWAGGGEKGTRTTYADLRFNDFRPATEREIIIAQDGTETVLSQRSYTYEDSVEINRTTVTETALGSDQVHTSVSETYGEAAQYPYARGRQKMSQGINGVQTVYTYEASSEYGAIHKVTTTVQANGSIVPGQSTRSVEYIAENGTITRQEQYVHTGENWSLISSEDYQYDAELKLAKTTRGNGRTSTTEWMCCGPLREIDEDGVVISYGYNSAKQLVETIRSATETTPETIISYIRDADGRIISTRKDVGALTTVESTQYDDLGRVVSTTDILGRVTSTQYNEDLLTTTVTTPSGATLITKTYYDGTTILQTGTGQREMETQLELTQEGILTTTLSQGVVLSQTLQNGFGQTIRQEQPNTLEGFIVTSNTYNSKGQRIRTQTEEMAPTLTEYNELGQTVKQTVLLDQLHPGDPAKNRISESSSCYQIRKDGIYQVQTSITYNAEGLPLTQTTETMVSQLDPVLESKTIATDVYSQQSVQWTEYTAPTKRTRFSRIPTSDIVAESLVVDGFTVSQSDHSGIHSSRQLSFTSEGMIQQQADARGNVTTIETDLAERTIRTTDAQGNITSTAYSPCCDAPSCITDALGGTTCYSYDIRGRKTAEFGTAIQPACFAYDENDHMIALTTFRADQGDITTDPSHRTDGDTTTWLYDTATGLELKKTYSDGSCVSRTYDRLNRLETLTKARGIITSYTYAPFTGELLSVSHSDNTQPWLYSYNHLGQMISVSDASGIRELSYDAYGRMIRDTSFGTAESCIQEEYDAFGRSCGYRLMIGTRTVQHSHLDYDHQGAMMGMNMEGLDTPFTWEYDETNGFLKQLSYPNGMVRKNTYHSRLNLLASISYEDAGTGNMLAGDAYQYDNLMRPTQRRDSWDTATPTITRYFTYNSRSELINDELQQRGNFAYQYDNIGNRKTASELGKEVSYHANRLNQYTNIIQEELDFKPSFDPDGNQTRIRTSTGIWNVCYDANDRPVSFTSGDGRSVVACGYDSQGRRFEKKVVVNGTVVSHAYYLYRGYLQVAELNLMHPQPVLEKSYLWDPTESVATRLLMMTCWKENGREVKEHLCFMHDSLKNVTSIFDGQQARRARYEYAPFGGMLTAEGDTFHTNKFRFSCEYTDDELGLVYYNYRHLNPSDGRWINRDPIAEQAGYNLYGFAGNNGINGIDKLGFAVFLVTTFSENDPILKGKTLQINPEDLKNIDDFLTDLDNVSEEMFKKAVSSQRVKFNNRIFKGKKADYRKKVEREKTSKTENISTGGLTPVIQKLKDYSQLAKENYDVIGLVAHGEYIDSGANGWHPTKSVDLAGVTTKMDEIEKSLKEINKPVKWVSCFRDGKHKESAVLYRASGKVNFKYNILMKGGKIIKKEKINCSIYFNPFRFSRFRVKEEGPQGSGATELVE from the coding sequence ATGCTGGAAGTCGGCGGGGAAAACTCCGGAGGCGGGGGTGAAGGAGGCGGCGCAGCTTCCTTCAGTTTCCGGGCCAATCCTCAATGCTCCATTGGACTGCGCTACAAGCATCCCCTCGAATGGACCTGCTCCTGGGACTCCGCTTCCCGCCAGGCAACTGTCAAGCGCCCCACCGGCAGCTCCATCTCTTTCCGCGCCGCCGCCGGAAGCGCCGACGCTCCCGTTTCCGGAGGTTCTCGCAAGCTCAACTACAGGGTCCGGCTGCTCAACCAGGACAAGTCTCCCTGTACGGACGGAAATCCCATTTATCTGGACATGGTCCAGAGCAATGGAAGCACCCTGCGCTTCTCGGCTTCCACCGGCAAGGTTGTTTCCCTGATTTCTTCTTCCGGGGTGGAAACCACGGCGGAAGCCTATGCTGCCAAACTCCAGGTCAACCGCCATCCCTCCACCGGCGCCATCCAGAGCATCTGGTCCCAGTCGCAGGGTCTTCTCCAGGCAGTGCCTGAGGGCAACAAACTCACCCTGGAGTGGTACTCCCCCTCCCAGGTGAACAAAACCGCCCGGAGCGTAACTGCTTCCGGGACTCCCTACAAGACGGTCAGCTATGAAAATACTCTCAAGGATGGAGCACCCGTGATGCTCATCACCGAGCAGAGGCAGGGCATGGCCGCCTTCCATACAGAACGGAAAGTGGAAGGCAACAATGTAACCATCACCCAGGGTGAAGGGGACGAGCGCATCGTACGGCGGATTGAGCGCAACTCGCTGCCCGGGGGCAAGTGGGAGATGATTGAGAGCTACCGCAAGATCAACGAGGAAACACCCGTATCCTGCGTCCGCACCGTCCAGAAGAGCACGGACGGCGGCTGGCTGACCATCAGCAGGACGGAAGGCTACAATACTCCCCTGGCCCAAACGACACTCTACACGTATAACGACCAGTTCCGGGTATCTCTGGAAATCCAGCCCGACGGAGGCTACACGCGCTACGAGTACGACGACCAGGGACGCGTCATTCTGCAAGCAACACCGTGGGCCGGAGGGGGAGAAAAAGGGACGCGCACCACGTATGCCGACCTGCGTTTCAACGATTTCAGGCCGGCAACGGAAAGGGAAATTATCATTGCCCAGGACGGAACCGAAACCGTTCTAAGCCAAAGGAGCTATACCTATGAAGATAGCGTTGAAATCAACCGGACCACAGTGACAGAAACGGCTTTGGGTTCCGACCAGGTTCACACAAGCGTCTCGGAAACCTACGGAGAAGCAGCGCAGTACCCTTATGCCCGGGGGAGACAGAAGATGAGCCAGGGCATCAACGGCGTTCAGACCGTCTATACCTATGAAGCCTCTTCAGAATACGGAGCCATCCACAAGGTAACGACAACCGTCCAGGCAAACGGGAGCATTGTTCCCGGCCAAAGTACCCGGAGTGTTGAGTACATTGCTGAGAACGGTACAATTACCAGACAAGAACAGTATGTTCATACAGGTGAAAATTGGTCTCTGATTTCTTCCGAAGACTACCAATACGATGCCGAGCTCAAACTTGCCAAAACTACAAGAGGTAATGGCAGAACCAGCACGACGGAGTGGATGTGCTGTGGGCCTCTGAGGGAAATCGATGAAGACGGAGTGGTCATCAGCTACGGCTACAACTCAGCCAAGCAACTGGTGGAGACCATCCGCTCGGCCACGGAAACCACTCCTGAAACTATCATTTCCTATATCAGGGATGCAGATGGCAGGATTATTTCCACACGAAAGGATGTCGGCGCTCTGACGACGGTTGAAAGTACCCAATACGACGACTTGGGAAGGGTTGTTTCCACAACCGATATCCTTGGACGTGTGACCAGTACTCAATACAACGAGGATCTACTCACCACTACTGTAACCACTCCTTCAGGTGCTACCTTGATTACCAAAACTTATTATGACGGCACTACCATTCTGCAGACAGGAACCGGACAGCGGGAAATGGAAACCCAGCTTGAGTTGACGCAAGAAGGGATTCTTACCACCACCCTGTCCCAGGGAGTCGTTCTTTCCCAAACTCTTCAAAATGGATTCGGTCAAACTATCCGACAGGAACAGCCCAATACTTTGGAAGGTTTCATTGTCACCAGTAACACTTATAATAGCAAAGGGCAGCGCATACGTACCCAGACAGAAGAGATGGCTCCCACCTTAACGGAATACAATGAACTGGGCCAAACTGTAAAACAGACTGTTCTTCTGGATCAATTGCATCCGGGTGATCCCGCTAAAAACAGGATATCGGAAAGTTCCTCCTGCTACCAGATACGGAAAGACGGTATTTATCAGGTACAAACCTCCATAACTTATAATGCCGAGGGGCTGCCTCTCACACAGACTACCGAAACCATGGTTTCTCAGCTGGACCCTGTACTGGAAAGCAAAACCATTGCCACTGACGTTTACAGCCAGCAGAGTGTTCAGTGGACGGAATACACCGCCCCTACCAAACGCACCCGGTTCAGCCGCATTCCCACTTCGGATATCGTCGCCGAATCTCTTGTTGTGGATGGTTTTACCGTAAGCCAGAGCGACCATTCGGGTATTCATTCCTCCCGGCAGCTCTCTTTCACTTCTGAGGGCATGATCCAGCAGCAGGCCGATGCTCGCGGCAATGTCACTACCATCGAAACCGACCTGGCCGAACGCACTATCAGGACAACCGACGCACAGGGCAATATCACTTCCACTGCCTACTCCCCCTGCTGTGACGCTCCCTCCTGCATCACGGATGCTCTGGGAGGCACCACCTGCTATTCCTACGATATTCGAGGCAGGAAGACAGCTGAGTTTGGCACCGCCATTCAGCCGGCATGCTTCGCTTACGACGAAAACGACCATATGATTGCCCTGACCACCTTCCGGGCAGACCAAGGCGACATTACCACCGATCCTTCCCATCGAACCGACGGAGACACCACCACCTGGCTCTACGACACAGCCACGGGACTGGAACTTAAAAAGACCTATTCCGACGGTTCCTGTGTTTCCAGAACCTACGACAGGCTCAACCGTTTGGAAACACTCACCAAGGCCCGAGGCATCATTACCAGTTATACCTATGCCCCATTCACCGGAGAGCTTCTTTCTGTCTCCCACAGCGACAACACCCAGCCATGGCTCTACTCCTACAACCACCTGGGGCAGATGATCTCCGTTTCCGACGCTTCAGGTATTCGAGAGCTCTCCTATGACGCCTATGGAAGAATGATCCGAGACACTTCCTTTGGGACTGCGGAAAGCTGCATCCAGGAAGAGTATGACGCCTTCGGCCGTTCCTGCGGATACCGCCTGATGATCGGTACCCGTACCGTGCAACACTCCCATCTTGACTATGACCATCAAGGTGCCATGATGGGGATGAATATGGAAGGCTTGGATACTCCTTTTACGTGGGAGTATGACGAAACCAACGGCTTCCTCAAGCAATTATCCTATCCCAACGGCATGGTCCGCAAGAATACTTACCATTCCAGGCTCAACCTCCTGGCCTCCATCAGCTATGAGGATGCCGGGACTGGCAACATGTTGGCCGGAGATGCCTATCAATACGATAACCTGATGCGCCCCACCCAGCGCCGGGATTCCTGGGATACCGCTACACCGACAATAACAAGGTACTTTACTTATAATAGTAGAAGTGAACTTATCAATGATGAGCTCCAGCAAAGAGGCAACTTTGCCTACCAGTACGACAACATCGGCAACCGCAAAACCGCCAGTGAGTTGGGGAAAGAGGTATCCTACCATGCCAACCGACTTAACCAGTACACCAACATTATCCAGGAGGAATTGGACTTCAAACCATCTTTCGACCCAGACGGCAACCAGACAAGAATTAGAACCTCAACGGGGATTTGGAATGTTTGCTACGATGCCAACGACCGCCCCGTCTCCTTTACCAGTGGAGATGGCCGGAGCGTTGTGGCCTGCGGTTATGACTCCCAAGGACGCCGCTTTGAGAAGAAGGTAGTTGTCAACGGGACAGTTGTCAGTCATGCTTATTACCTGTATCGGGGTTACCTGCAGGTGGCTGAACTAAATCTGATGCATCCCCAGCCCGTACTGGAAAAGAGTTACCTGTGGGATCCAACGGAGTCGGTAGCCACGCGCCTCCTGATGATGACATGTTGGAAGGAGAACGGGAGGGAAGTAAAAGAGCATCTCTGCTTCATGCATGACTCCCTGAAGAATGTCACCTCCATTTTTGACGGTCAGCAGGCAAGAAGGGCCCGCTACGAGTACGCTCCCTTCGGAGGCATGCTTACGGCAGAAGGAGACACGTTCCATACCAATAAATTCCGATTTTCCTGTGAGTACACGGACGACGAGCTGGGACTAGTTTATTACAACTACCGCCATCTCAACCCCTCCGACGGAAGGTGGATTAACAGAGATCCTATTGCCGAGCAGGCAGGATATAATTTATATGGTTTCGCTGGAAATAATGGAATTAACGGAATTGATAAATTAGGTTTTGCGGTTTTTCTAGTTACTACGTTTTCAGAAAATGATCCGATATTAAAAGGAAAAACACTACAAATTAATCCAGAAGATTTAAAAAATATTGATGATTTTTTAACTGACTTAGATAATGTTAGTGAAGAAATGTTTAAAAAGGCTGTTAGTTCGCAAAGAGTAAAATTTAATAATAGAATATTTAAAGGTAAAAAAGCCGATTACCGTAAAAAAGTTGAAAGAGAAAAAACATCAAAAACCGAGAATATTTCCACTGGTGGTTTAACACCTGTCATTCAAAAACTTAAAGATTACTCTCAATTAGCTAAAGAAAATTATGATGTCATTGGATTAGTTGCTCATGGTGAATATATTGATTCTGGAGCAAATGGATGGCACCCAACTAAGTCTGTTGATTTAGCAGGTGTTACAACAAAAATGGATGAAATTGAAAAATCACTAAAAGAAATAAATAAACCAGTTAAATGGGTCAGTTGCTTCAGAGATGGCAAGCATAAAGAATCAGCCGTTTTATATCGTGCTTCTGGAAAAGTTAATTTTAAGTATAATATTTTAATGAAAGGAGGTAAAATCATCAAAAAAGAGAAAATAAACTGTTCAATTTATTTTAATCCATTTCGATTTTCCAGATTTAGGGTAAAAGAAGAAGGACCGCAAGGTTCAGGAGCAACAGAATTAGTAGAATAA
- a CDS encoding efflux transporter outer membrane subunit, translating to MFKYIPLLTACCLASCMVGPDFQRPANDLPASWAAAKPPHSTDQDLRSWWRIFGDPQLNRLVSTSLNNNPDMKVALLRIREARERLRISQASLLPSADASAGWSLSPDRGFRSSTSQDFTLGASTSWELDLFGGNRRSIEAYRASLMSTEASACAVRTSLLADVATAYFNWITACEQLRIAREQLEIQRGTLTIAEKRHTAGFAPRLDVEQATSSVAATESHIPALIAQVASAKNQLSVLLGTYNSRMELTMPKATVFEKTPVVPVGLPSELLRRRPDVIAAEADLHTAVANVGVAVADLYPRFSLTGSVSGRGNDFAQLFRENNNAWSLGGNLVQPLFQGGALRANVRAQQAAAEQAAETYRKTLITAVSEVEEALIDYGNYTSQMPYLQKENEANKEAFRISMESYQGGETEFLNVITAQNSWLSSEESLVTMRQNIRKSIVQLARALGGGW from the coding sequence ATGTTCAAATACATCCCACTCCTGACCGCATGCTGCCTGGCTTCCTGCATGGTAGGGCCGGACTTTCAGCGCCCTGCCAACGACCTGCCGGCTTCCTGGGCGGCGGCCAAGCCTCCCCACAGTACGGACCAAGACCTGCGTTCCTGGTGGCGTATTTTCGGCGATCCCCAGCTCAACCGCCTCGTCTCCACATCCCTCAACAACAATCCGGACATGAAGGTGGCCCTGCTCCGCATCCGGGAAGCCAGGGAAAGGCTCCGCATCTCGCAAGCCTCCCTTCTGCCCTCCGCAGACGCCAGCGCCGGCTGGAGTCTGTCCCCGGACCGGGGCTTCCGCAGCTCCACCTCCCAGGATTTTACCCTGGGAGCGTCCACCTCCTGGGAACTGGACCTCTTCGGTGGCAACCGGCGTTCCATTGAGGCGTACCGCGCCTCCCTGATGTCCACGGAAGCTTCCGCCTGCGCTGTCCGCACCTCCCTGCTGGCGGACGTGGCTACGGCCTACTTCAACTGGATCACCGCCTGCGAACAACTCCGCATCGCCCGGGAACAACTGGAAATCCAGCGCGGCACCCTCACCATTGCGGAAAAGCGCCACACTGCCGGATTTGCTCCCCGGCTGGACGTGGAACAGGCAACTTCAAGCGTCGCCGCCACGGAAAGCCACATCCCCGCCCTGATTGCCCAGGTGGCCTCTGCAAAAAACCAGCTTTCCGTCCTGCTCGGCACTTACAACTCACGCATGGAACTGACCATGCCGAAGGCAACCGTCTTTGAGAAAACGCCCGTGGTTCCGGTAGGACTGCCTTCGGAACTGTTGCGCCGCAGGCCCGACGTCATCGCGGCGGAAGCGGATCTGCACACAGCCGTGGCCAACGTAGGCGTCGCCGTGGCAGACTTATACCCGCGCTTCAGCCTGACGGGTTCCGTATCCGGCCGCGGCAACGACTTCGCCCAGCTCTTCCGGGAAAACAACAATGCGTGGTCTCTGGGAGGCAACTTGGTACAGCCCCTGTTCCAGGGGGGCGCCCTGCGCGCCAACGTACGCGCCCAGCAGGCGGCGGCGGAACAGGCGGCGGAAACCTACCGCAAGACGTTGATCACTGCCGTCTCCGAGGTGGAAGAGGCGCTCATCGACTACGGCAACTACACCTCCCAGATGCCGTACCTGCAAAAGGAAAACGAAGCCAACAAGGAAGCGTTCAGGATTTCCATGGAATCCTACCAGGGAGGTGAAACAGAGTTCCTCAACGTAATTACCGCACAAAACTCCTGGCTCAGTTCGGAGGAATCCCTGGTCACCATGCGCCAGAATATCCGCAAATCCATTGTCCAGCTTGCCCGCGCCCTGGGCGGCGGATGGTAG
- a CDS encoding ABC transporter permease gives MKFLPLLKTCIKALVRNPMRAALTILGIIIGIAAVIAMVEIGQGSTLQIKSTIASMGADTLNIRPGAISKSGVNTGAGGRASLTNADCEAIMKDCPMVLRATPVVRASGQVIYGNKNWSPETVEGGSVEYLKIKSWYDMERGQPFSDEDVEQARRVCVIGQTVAKELFGDEDPLGKDIRIKNVMFKVIGILKKKGANMMGRDQDDSIILPWTSIRYRLQGLGGGSASASSGKSTATFNRADKYTSSSVAYYTETTDQPYTDSPHPRRFNNIDFIMAQIADPERSSEAIDQITEVIRAKHSLKDGQLDDFRVWDMAEMSRAMSSTTEVMTNLLMIVAMISLVVGGVGIMNIMLVSVTERTKEIGLRMAVGARPQDIMRQFLLEAVLLCVVGGALGILLGKAISTLVSRTMNWATASSPEAMVLAVGVSVLIGLVFGWYPSWKASKMDPIDALRHE, from the coding sequence ATGAAATTCCTTCCCCTCCTTAAGACCTGCATCAAGGCCCTGGTGCGCAATCCCATGCGTGCCGCGCTCACCATTCTGGGCATCATCATCGGCATTGCCGCGGTGATCGCCATGGTGGAAATCGGCCAGGGGTCCACGCTCCAGATCAAGAGCACCATCGCCTCCATGGGGGCGGACACGCTGAACATCCGCCCCGGAGCCATCTCCAAGAGCGGGGTCAACACCGGAGCCGGCGGCAGGGCCTCCCTGACCAACGCGGACTGTGAGGCCATCATGAAGGACTGCCCCATGGTACTCCGCGCCACTCCCGTGGTGCGCGCCAGCGGCCAGGTGATTTACGGCAATAAAAACTGGAGTCCGGAAACCGTGGAAGGCGGCTCCGTGGAATACCTGAAAATCAAAAGCTGGTACGACATGGAGCGCGGCCAGCCCTTCTCCGACGAAGACGTGGAGCAGGCCAGGCGCGTCTGCGTCATCGGTCAGACGGTTGCCAAGGAACTTTTCGGCGATGAAGACCCGCTGGGCAAGGATATCCGCATCAAGAACGTCATGTTCAAGGTGATCGGCATCCTGAAGAAAAAAGGGGCCAACATGATGGGCCGCGACCAGGACGACTCCATCATCCTGCCCTGGACGAGCATCCGCTACCGCCTGCAGGGCCTGGGGGGTGGCTCCGCATCCGCCTCTTCCGGCAAATCCACCGCTACCTTCAACCGGGCGGACAAGTATACCTCTTCTTCCGTGGCTTACTATACGGAGACGACGGACCAGCCGTACACCGACTCCCCGCATCCGCGCCGCTTCAACAACATTGACTTCATCATGGCCCAGATTGCGGACCCGGAACGCTCTTCCGAAGCCATCGACCAGATCACGGAAGTCATCCGCGCCAAGCACAGCCTGAAGGACGGCCAGCTGGACGATTTCCGCGTGTGGGACATGGCTGAAATGTCCCGCGCCATGAGCAGCACCACGGAAGTGATGACCAACCTGCTGATGATCGTAGCCATGATCTCCCTGGTGGTGGGCGGCGTGGGCATCATGAATATCATGCTGGTTTCCGTCACGGAACGCACCAAGGAGATCGGCCTGCGCATGGCCGTGGGCGCCCGTCCTCAGGACATCATGCGCCAGTTCCTGCTGGAAGCCGTCCTGCTCTGCGTGGTCGGGGGAGCCCTGGGCATCCTGCTCGGCAAAGCCATCTCCACCCTTGTCAGCCGGACTATGAACTGGGCCACCGCCTCCTCCCCGGAAGCCATGGTCCTGGCGGTAGGCGTTTCCGTCCTCATCGGGCTGGTCTTCGGCTGGTACCCGTCCTGGAAAGCCTCCAAGATGGACCCCATCGACGCCCTGCGCCACGAATAA
- a CDS encoding ABC transporter ATP-binding protein — protein MIRLRDITKVYHLGEIDLPVLKGITLDIKEGEFVSLTGASGSGKSTLMNILGCLDRPTSGHYYIAGEDVAKFNPAERAILRNKRIGFVFQNFNLLSRTTALENVMMPAVYAHPALSMKAMRERATELLNLVGLSDRMDHTPAQLSGGQQQRVAVARSLINNPGILLADEPTGNLDSTTSKEVLHMFKDLNRQKGITVILVTHDPKIAAFTDRAINMEDGLICEGISDKLSKEDV, from the coding sequence GTGATCCGCTTACGTGACATAACTAAGGTGTACCACCTTGGAGAAATAGACCTTCCGGTGCTCAAGGGCATCACTCTGGACATCAAGGAAGGGGAGTTCGTCTCCCTGACCGGGGCATCCGGCTCCGGCAAGTCCACGCTGATGAATATTCTGGGCTGTCTGGACCGTCCCACTTCCGGCCATTATTACATAGCCGGGGAAGACGTAGCCAAATTCAACCCGGCGGAACGGGCCATATTACGGAACAAGCGCATCGGCTTCGTCTTCCAGAATTTCAACCTGCTCTCCCGCACTACGGCCCTGGAAAACGTCATGATGCCCGCCGTTTACGCCCACCCTGCGCTGAGCATGAAAGCCATGCGAGAACGCGCCACGGAACTGCTGAACCTGGTGGGCCTGTCCGACCGCATGGACCACACCCCGGCCCAGCTTTCCGGCGGCCAGCAGCAACGCGTGGCGGTCGCCCGCTCCCTCATCAACAACCCCGGCATTCTGCTGGCGGACGAACCAACGGGCAACCTGGATTCCACCACCTCCAAGGAAGTACTGCACATGTTCAAGGATCTCAACCGTCAGAAGGGCATCACGGTCATCCTGGTCACGCACGACCCCAAAATAGCCGCCTTTACGGACCGGGCCATCAATATGGAAGACGGCCTGATCTGCGAGGGGATTTCCGACAAGCTGAGTAAAGAAGACGTATGA
- a CDS encoding efflux RND transporter periplasmic adaptor subunit → MKGFIKIIIVIAVLGGAWFAWEQWKGNEPLQVDYQTEPLTRGDMMITIDATGVTEPDELVDVGAQVSGIIMEFGKDLNGKVVDYSSPVKAGQMLAEIDKLPVQLDVQRAEASKAQAQAGIARARADIQQAKAKHHQAKLDRERAEKLGPGDALSKSSYDQYIADEETARANVAVAEASLLEAEASLKQAEATLKKEMRNMEYTTISSPVDGVVIKRLVNIGQTVVSSMSASSLFYIATDLSKLKIWAAVNEADIGSIKKGQDVIFTVDAHSGRKFKGTVDKIRLDATMTSNVVTYIVDIDVPNPDKLLIPYLTANVQFIVQDIKNSLLASNAALRFRPDPELLTAEQKAAFEEMLPELAAPVQKGEEKKAVIWELRDNVLYPHLVTKGESNGMLTPVQGKTLREGMEIVSTAQVLNRSGNSGDGTSASAGGENPFAPKMPPRRKPSTGNTSQAGGPPPRP, encoded by the coding sequence GTGAAGGGATTCATCAAAATCATCATCGTCATTGCCGTCCTTGGAGGCGCCTGGTTCGCCTGGGAGCAATGGAAAGGGAACGAACCGCTCCAGGTGGATTATCAGACAGAGCCCCTCACGAGGGGAGATATGATGATTACCATTGATGCCACGGGCGTCACGGAACCGGACGAACTTGTGGACGTGGGCGCCCAGGTGAGCGGCATCATCATGGAATTCGGCAAGGATTTGAACGGCAAGGTGGTGGATTATTCCAGCCCGGTCAAGGCGGGCCAGATGCTGGCGGAAATTGACAAGCTGCCCGTACAGCTGGACGTGCAGAGGGCGGAAGCCTCCAAGGCCCAGGCCCAGGCCGGAATCGCCCGTGCCAGGGCGGACATCCAGCAGGCCAAAGCCAAGCACCACCAGGCCAAGCTGGACCGGGAACGTGCGGAAAAGCTGGGACCGGGGGACGCCTTGTCCAAGTCCAGCTACGACCAGTATATTGCAGATGAAGAGACCGCCCGCGCCAATGTGGCCGTGGCGGAAGCCTCCCTGCTGGAAGCGGAAGCCTCCCTCAAGCAGGCGGAAGCCACCCTGAAAAAGGAAATGCGGAACATGGAATACACCACTATTTCATCTCCCGTGGACGGGGTGGTGATCAAACGCCTGGTCAACATCGGCCAGACGGTGGTTTCCAGCATGAGCGCCTCCAGCCTGTTCTACATCGCCACGGACCTTTCCAAATTGAAAATATGGGCCGCCGTGAATGAAGCGGACATCGGAAGCATCAAGAAAGGCCAAGACGTGATATTCACCGTGGACGCCCATTCCGGCAGGAAGTTCAAGGGGACGGTGGACAAGATCCGGCTGGACGCCACGATGACGTCCAACGTGGTTACCTACATCGTGGACATTGACGTTCCCAACCCGGACAAGCTTCTCATTCCCTACCTGACGGCCAATGTGCAATTCATTGTCCAGGACATCAAGAATTCCCTGCTGGCTTCCAATGCGGCCCTCCGCTTCCGTCCGGATCCGGAACTGCTTACCGCCGAACAGAAAGCCGCTTTTGAAGAGATGCTGCCGGAACTGGCCGCTCCCGTCCAGAAGGGAGAGGAGAAAAAAGCCGTCATCTGGGAACTGAGGGACAATGTCCTTTACCCGCACCTGGTCACCAAGGGGGAAAGCAACGGCATGCTCACCCCAGTCCAGGGCAAGACGCTCCGGGAGGGCATGGAAATCGTATCCACGGCCCAGGTCTTGAACCGCTCCGGCAATTCCGGCGACGGAACGTCCGCCTCTGCGGGCGGGGAAAACCCCTTCGCGCCCAAGATGCCGCCGCGCCGCAAGCCGAGCACGGGCAACACCAGCCAGGCTGGCGGGCCGCCTCCGCGTCCCTGA